The following coding sequences are from one Novipirellula caenicola window:
- a CDS encoding TIGR03067 domain-containing protein has translation MTTMRYLFSSLLLAGFLLSSVASADDAKAEAIKEDRKKIEGKWQIVELVIQGNKSKDEDAAKFTVVNDDKGAWTLWSDDRKVAMGTSTFDPTTKPKTIDFTPSEGDAKGKQFFGIYQLEKNARKLCFAPSGKVRPTEFSSTAENQHIFVTLKRIKSE, from the coding sequence ATGACCACGATGCGATATTTGTTTTCCAGTCTGTTGCTTGCTGGATTCTTGCTTTCGTCCGTAGCCTCGGCTGACGATGCGAAAGCCGAAGCGATCAAAGAAGATCGCAAGAAAATTGAAGGGAAATGGCAAATCGTTGAACTGGTCATCCAGGGGAACAAGTCGAAGGATGAAGACGCCGCAAAGTTTACCGTGGTTAACGACGATAAGGGCGCATGGACCCTCTGGTCTGACGATCGCAAAGTCGCGATGGGGACCAGCACTTTCGACCCAACAACAAAGCCAAAGACGATTGACTTCACGCCGAGCGAAGGGGACGCAAAAGGCAAGCAGTTTTTCGGAATCTATCAACTCGAAAAGAACGCTCGGAAATTGTGCTTTGCACCCTCGGGAAAGGTTCGGCCCACTGAGTTTTCTTCCACGGCTGAGAACCAGCACATTTTCGTTACGCTGAAACGGATAAAGTCTGAGTAG
- a CDS encoding VOC family protein → MKVLSVVETAIYVDDLDAAEDFYQRILGLDVIAKEPTRHVFFRVGQAQVLLAFNPKTTCTGDKLPHHGAMGPGHFALGIERQSLGDWRQHLQDHRVQIEAEVEWPAGGQSIYFRDPAGNSVELITPGVWQLPSGW, encoded by the coding sequence ATGAAAGTGCTGTCGGTTGTTGAAACGGCGATCTATGTCGACGACCTCGATGCCGCCGAAGACTTCTATCAACGAATCCTTGGTCTGGATGTGATTGCCAAAGAGCCCACGCGGCATGTTTTCTTTCGAGTCGGCCAGGCCCAGGTTCTGCTCGCGTTCAATCCGAAGACGACATGCACGGGAGACAAGCTGCCGCATCATGGTGCAATGGGACCAGGCCATTTCGCGTTAGGCATTGAAAGACAGTCGCTCGGTGATTGGCGGCAACACCTGCAGGATCATCGCGTCCAGATCGAAGCCGAAGTGGAATGGCCCGCCGGCGGACAGTCCATCTACTTTCGCGATCCAGCTGGCAATTCGGTCGAATTAATCACGCCCGGTGTCTGGCAATTGCCGAGTGGATGGTGA
- a CDS encoding class I SAM-dependent methyltransferase, with the protein MNEDDVREHNRRSWDKQVREGNRWTKPVDQETIRKARNGEFEIVLTPTTPVPADWFPPLNGVKTLCLASAGGQQAPVLAAAGAEVTVFDNSPRQLDQDRMVAERDGLQISFVEGDMVDLSVFESESFDLIFHPCSNTFVPSVLPVWQECFRVLRSGGILMAGFTNPVRYIFDDERKENGNLEVRYPLPYSDLDYLDQPHIKQAIESGFALEFGHTLEDQIGGQLKAGFLLAGFYEDRYGESDSDPLSNFLDTFIATRAIKP; encoded by the coding sequence ATGAACGAAGATGACGTTCGCGAGCACAATCGTCGGTCGTGGGACAAGCAGGTCCGCGAAGGCAACCGATGGACCAAACCGGTGGATCAAGAAACGATTCGGAAGGCTAGAAATGGTGAGTTTGAAATCGTCTTGACGCCTACAACTCCGGTGCCCGCCGATTGGTTCCCACCACTCAATGGGGTAAAGACGCTTTGCCTTGCCTCGGCGGGTGGTCAACAGGCTCCGGTGCTTGCAGCGGCCGGCGCGGAAGTGACGGTCTTTGACAACTCGCCACGACAATTGGACCAAGATCGAATGGTCGCCGAGCGTGACGGACTGCAGATCAGTTTTGTCGAAGGCGACATGGTCGATCTGTCGGTGTTCGAATCCGAATCATTTGATTTGATCTTTCACCCCTGCTCAAACACGTTCGTTCCAAGCGTGTTACCCGTTTGGCAAGAATGCTTTCGGGTGTTACGAAGCGGTGGCATTTTGATGGCAGGATTCACCAATCCGGTTCGGTACATCTTCGACGATGAACGAAAGGAGAATGGAAATCTGGAGGTTCGCTATCCGCTGCCTTATTCCGACCTGGATTACCTGGATCAGCCGCACATCAAACAGGCGATTGAATCAGGGTTCGCGTTAGAGTTCGGCCACACGCTGGAAGATCAAATCGGCGGGCAATTGAAAGCGGGTTTTCTGCTGGCGGGTTTTTACGAGGACCGCTACGGCGAATCGGATTCCGATCCGCTCTCAAACTTCCTCGACACCTTCATCGCAACGCGCGCGATCAAACCATGA
- a CDS encoding DUF1778 domain-containing protein: protein MATTNNDARINVRLASDLKQIIEEAATALGQTVSEFTVSTVVREARQVIQEAQFTRLSNRDRDAFLEALQASDAKPNDALKAAARRYKKRLG, encoded by the coding sequence ATGGCGACAACAAATAACGATGCTCGAATCAACGTTCGCTTAGCAAGTGACTTGAAGCAGATCATTGAAGAAGCGGCGACCGCCCTTGGGCAGACGGTCAGTGAATTCACCGTCTCGACTGTCGTGCGAGAAGCACGTCAGGTGATTCAAGAGGCTCAGTTCACACGACTATCCAATCGGGATCGTGATGCGTTTTTAGAGGCTCTTCAGGCGTCAGATGCAAAGCCAAACGATGCATTAAAGGCTGCGGCTCGTCGTTACAAGAAGCGACTTGGTTAA
- a CDS encoding GNAT family N-acetyltransferase: MSNSAWTVEPFERKSHDRTGFDCGVEVLNDWLATKISQYEKRDLARTYVLVEDGSVTIRGYYALSNHTVVFEALPDDQAKGLPQIDIPVVLLGRLAVDKNAHGEGLGEFLLMDALRRAEYLAARIGIQAVEVEAINDHAKQFYLKYGFTPLEDDPQNLFLPVKVIRKLRLPSL, encoded by the coding sequence ATGAGCAACTCCGCATGGACCGTTGAGCCATTCGAGCGAAAAAGTCATGATCGTACCGGATTCGACTGCGGTGTTGAGGTACTGAATGATTGGCTTGCGACGAAGATTAGCCAGTACGAAAAGCGAGATCTTGCTCGAACGTATGTCCTCGTCGAAGATGGCAGTGTTACGATCAGGGGATACTACGCCCTCTCGAACCACACGGTTGTTTTCGAAGCGTTGCCCGACGATCAAGCCAAAGGATTACCTCAAATTGACATACCCGTTGTGCTGCTTGGCAGGCTCGCTGTCGATAAAAACGCACATGGGGAAGGACTTGGGGAGTTCCTGTTGATGGACGCCCTCCGGCGAGCCGAGTATCTGGCAGCAAGAATTGGCATTCAGGCGGTAGAAGTCGAAGCCATTAACGATCACGCTAAACAGTTCTATCTCAAATACGGATTCACGCCACTAGAAGATGATCCTCAAAATCTGTTTCTCCCGGTGAAGGTTATCCGCAAATTGAGACTGCCATCGCTGTAG
- a CDS encoding TIGR03032 family protein: MLNSIPQTSPLGFNILSSRNFTSWLASENVSLALSTYQSGELFLIGRQADNKISIFERKFARCMGLWSDSQTLCLASVYQIWRMENMLVAGQMDDGYDRVYVPRVGYTTGDVDAHDVAMESDGRLVFVSTMASCLATTSDRYNLQPLWHPPFISKIAWEDRCHLNGLALKDGQARYVTCCSQSDIVDGWRDARADGGCVIDITSNEIITQGLSMPHSPRVYRDRLWLLDSGRGNLGFIDLATGKFEPIAFCPGYARGLAFVGDYAVVGLSLPRRENSFHGLDLDQNLAKRGARARCGLQVIDLRSGDAVQWIRIEGNIQELYDVVTLPGVVRPKALGFLTDEIHHSRVLPPQVNQL; this comes from the coding sequence ATGCTAAATTCGATCCCACAAACGTCGCCGCTTGGTTTCAATATTCTCAGTTCTCGTAACTTTACCTCGTGGCTGGCTAGTGAAAACGTCAGTCTTGCGCTGAGTACCTATCAGTCAGGCGAGTTGTTTTTGATCGGCCGCCAAGCGGACAATAAGATTTCCATCTTTGAACGCAAGTTTGCTCGATGCATGGGCTTATGGAGTGATTCACAGACACTCTGTTTGGCGTCGGTCTACCAGATTTGGCGGATGGAGAACATGCTTGTTGCCGGCCAAATGGATGACGGGTATGACCGCGTTTACGTGCCACGCGTTGGCTATACCACGGGCGACGTCGATGCTCATGACGTAGCCATGGAATCCGATGGACGACTGGTCTTTGTCAGCACCATGGCGAGTTGCTTGGCGACGACGAGCGACCGCTACAATCTCCAACCGCTGTGGCATCCGCCGTTTATCAGCAAGATTGCTTGGGAGGACCGCTGTCACCTTAACGGGTTGGCCTTGAAAGACGGTCAAGCTCGCTATGTGACTTGTTGTAGTCAAAGTGACATTGTCGATGGTTGGCGAGACGCTCGTGCCGATGGGGGTTGCGTGATCGACATCACCTCCAACGAGATCATCACGCAGGGACTGTCGATGCCACATTCGCCTCGAGTCTATCGAGACCGATTGTGGCTACTTGATTCGGGTCGCGGCAATCTCGGATTCATCGATTTGGCCACCGGCAAATTCGAGCCCATCGCATTTTGTCCCGGTTACGCGCGTGGGCTGGCGTTCGTCGGTGATTACGCCGTGGTTGGGCTGTCACTTCCGCGACGCGAAAACTCGTTCCACGGATTGGACTTGGATCAAAATTTGGCCAAACGAGGCGCCCGTGCCCGTTGTGGCTTGCAAGTGATCGATTTGCGGAGCGGTGATGCCGTCCAGTGGATTCGTATCGAGGGAAACATTCAAGAGCTTTATGATGTCGTTACACTTCCTGGTGTCGTACGACCCAAAGCACTCGGGTTTCTGACCGACGAAATTCATCATAGCCGCGTGCTGCCGCCGCAGGTGAACCAGCTATAG
- a CDS encoding DUF2256 domain-containing protein has translation MLCLRRSLVAMPHKKPSLPEKTCVVCGRTFQWRKKWAKVWDEVKYCSDKCRKHRGDTASEKEKQS, from the coding sequence ATGCTCTGTCTCCGACGTAGTCTAGTCGCAATGCCACACAAGAAACCTAGCTTGCCAGAGAAAACCTGCGTCGTCTGTGGACGAACGTTTCAGTGGCGGAAGAAATGGGCAAAGGTTTGGGACGAGGTCAAGTATTGTAGCGACAAGTGCCGGAAACATCGCGGCGATACGGCGAGTGAAAAGGAAAAGCAATCATGA
- a CDS encoding methyltransferase: MHSHSRRRFLVGSLALCLANGCSRDQRDEVDYPFKVAQTWTAEGVMHGDIVQFESVFWEPADTISLRKLIVEDGICSSRDVLEIGTGTGLIAVLCLQYNANSVVATDINPAAVNNAKYNIAMLTESTQADVRQVPHDAPMAFSTIGDRERFDLILSNPPWEDGTVEKPAEHAFYDPNFALMDSLLDGLPQHLNIGGRCLLAYGHLPAIERLLQQATQRGYGCKILDDRKLEDLETDFLPGMLIEVTVPAHSLSSNH; this comes from the coding sequence TTGCATTCTCATTCGCGCCGCCGATTCCTTGTAGGTTCGCTAGCTCTCTGCCTTGCCAATGGCTGTTCGCGTGACCAACGCGACGAAGTGGATTATCCCTTTAAGGTGGCGCAAACGTGGACCGCCGAAGGCGTGATGCACGGTGACATCGTCCAGTTTGAATCGGTGTTCTGGGAACCGGCGGACACGATCTCGCTGCGCAAGCTGATTGTCGAGGACGGGATTTGCAGCAGTCGCGATGTCTTGGAGATCGGGACGGGCACGGGACTGATCGCCGTGCTCTGCTTGCAGTACAACGCCAACTCGGTGGTCGCGACCGACATCAATCCGGCGGCTGTGAACAACGCGAAATACAACATCGCCATGCTCACCGAATCGACGCAGGCGGATGTACGGCAAGTCCCCCATGATGCACCGATGGCCTTTTCCACGATCGGCGATCGCGAACGATTCGATCTGATCCTTTCCAATCCACCCTGGGAAGACGGCACGGTCGAGAAGCCAGCGGAACACGCCTTTTACGATCCAAATTTTGCCTTGATGGATTCGTTGCTCGATGGATTGCCGCAACATTTAAACATTGGCGGACGCTGCTTGCTGGCTTACGGACATTTGCCAGCCATCGAACGTTTATTGCAACAGGCAACCCAGCGCGGATACGGATGCAAGATTTTGGACGATCGTAAACTGGAGGATTTGGAGACCGATTTTCTCCCAGGCATGCTGATCGAAGTCACCGTGCCAGCACACTCGCTCTCCTCCAACCACTAG
- a CDS encoding sulfatase — protein MKSPLLATLIALVATAVTQAASPPNIVFIFTDDHCEQALSAYDPARITTPNLDRIANEGMRFDRCYVTNAICGPSRAVIQTGKYSHINGFKTNRDRFNGDQQTFPKLLKANGYQTAVVGKWHLVSTPQGYDYYDVLKGQGPYYNPPMLTAGPDGNPVMRPHTGYTTEIITEKTLAWLKEQRDPNKPFMLMCQHKAPHRNWMPSPKYLNWLDDVTIPEPETLWDDYSGRTRSASRQQMTIKEHLNSNDLKLTGYGTMNAEQRKAWDAAYGPKNEAFKKAQATMTEKEIVQWKYQRYVKDYLRCVKSVDDSVGAVLDYLDEAGLADNTVVIYSSDQGWYLGEHGWFDKRWMYEESLKTPLMVRWPGVVKPGSVNNDIVSNLDYAETFLDIAGTDIPSDMQGRSLVPIFKGNTPADWRKTFYYHYYENPGAHNVARHYGVTNGRHKLIRFYALEGEAIDDWELFDLQKDPNELNSVYANPEYASVRAEMESELARLRKQYDDETLDPIQPIRKRAKQQRR, from the coding sequence ATGAAATCCCCCCTTCTAGCGACCCTAATCGCACTTGTCGCCACGGCGGTCACCCAAGCTGCCTCGCCGCCGAACATCGTCTTTATCTTTACCGACGATCACTGTGAACAAGCACTCAGTGCGTACGATCCGGCCCGCATCACCACGCCGAACCTCGACCGCATCGCCAACGAAGGCATGCGGTTCGATCGCTGCTACGTCACCAATGCGATCTGTGGCCCCAGCCGAGCGGTGATCCAAACCGGTAAATACAGCCATATCAATGGCTTCAAAACCAATCGCGATCGCTTCAACGGCGACCAGCAAACGTTTCCAAAATTGCTCAAGGCCAACGGCTATCAAACCGCCGTGGTCGGCAAGTGGCACCTCGTCTCTACCCCGCAGGGCTACGACTACTACGACGTCTTGAAGGGGCAAGGCCCGTACTACAATCCGCCGATGTTGACCGCCGGACCCGATGGCAATCCCGTCATGCGGCCGCACACCGGATACACCACCGAGATCATCACCGAAAAAACGTTGGCGTGGCTCAAAGAGCAACGTGACCCCAACAAGCCCTTCATGCTGATGTGCCAACACAAGGCGCCGCATCGCAATTGGATGCCCAGTCCGAAGTACCTCAACTGGCTCGACGACGTCACGATCCCCGAACCCGAAACGCTGTGGGACGACTACTCGGGTCGCACCCGCTCTGCATCGCGTCAACAGATGACGATCAAGGAACATCTCAACTCCAACGACCTGAAACTGACCGGCTATGGAACGATGAACGCCGAACAACGCAAAGCTTGGGACGCCGCCTATGGCCCCAAGAACGAAGCGTTCAAAAAGGCGCAGGCCACGATGACCGAGAAAGAGATCGTCCAGTGGAAGTACCAGCGTTACGTCAAAGATTACCTTCGCTGCGTCAAGAGCGTTGACGACAGTGTCGGAGCGGTGCTGGACTATCTAGACGAAGCCGGTTTGGCGGACAACACCGTCGTCATCTACTCGTCGGATCAAGGTTGGTACTTAGGCGAACACGGCTGGTTCGACAAACGTTGGATGTACGAAGAATCGCTCAAAACGCCGTTGATGGTCCGCTGGCCTGGCGTGGTGAAACCGGGCTCGGTCAACAACGACATTGTTTCGAATCTTGATTACGCCGAAACGTTCCTGGACATCGCCGGAACCGACATCCCCAGCGACATGCAAGGCCGCAGTTTGGTGCCAATTTTCAAAGGCAACACGCCCGCAGATTGGCGAAAGACGTTTTACTATCACTACTACGAAAACCCAGGGGCTCATAATGTCGCCCGGCACTATGGTGTGACCAATGGCCGTCACAAGCTGATTCGCTTTTATGCACTCGAAGGCGAGGCGATTGATGATTGGGAATTGTTTGATCTGCAAAAGGATCCCAACGAGTTGAACAGCGTCTATGCAAACCCCGAATACGCCAGCGTCCGGGCGGAAATGGAATCCGAGCTCGCTCGGTTGCGAAAGCAATACGACGATGAAACGCTCGACCCGATCCAGCCGATTCGCAAGCGAGCCAAGCAGCAACGTCGCTGA